The proteins below come from a single Alnus glutinosa chromosome 9, dhAlnGlut1.1, whole genome shotgun sequence genomic window:
- the LOC133878605 gene encoding fasciclin-like arabinogalactan protein 12, producing MHAKMTKQALFSLSLVFLSLCSKTFGQPAQAPTQPANAPAQPANIPVPRGTPDVTKILQKAGGFTILIRLLKTTAVADQIKGQLANSDTGFTLFAPTDSAFSDLKSGTLNSLNNEEKIRLMQFHTLPKFYSLENFQTVTNPVRTQAGDTNPGDYPLNVTTAGSQVNISTGLVNATVSGTIFSAKQLAVYRVDKVLLPLDIFVPKAPPAPAPAPLPVKPKAKKKAAASPKSSTTTTTPHPTPTLVVDSGALGLTKHGIPVSVGISLFIAAFSL from the coding sequence ATGCATGCGAAGATGACCAAACAGGCTCTCTTCTCCCTCTCACTTGTTTTTCTCTCCCTCTGCAGCAAGACTTTCGGCCAGCCAGCTCAGGCCCCCACTCAGCCCGCCAACGCCCCGGCTCAGCCCGCCAATATCCCAGTACCACGTGGCACCCCCGACGTCACCAAAATCCTCCAAAAGGCCGGAGGATTCACGATCCTAATCCGCCTCTTAAAAACCACTGCAGTGGCTGACCAAATCAAAGGGCAGCTAGCCAATTCAGACACTGGTTTTACCCTTTTCGCCCCAACCGACTCGGCATTTTCAGACCTCAAATCGGGCACTTTAAATTCTCTCAACAACGAAGAAAAGATCCGGCTTATGCAGTTTCATACCTTACCCAAATTTTATTCTCTGGAAAACTTCCAAACCGTGACCAACCCGGTTCGAACACAGGCAGGAGATACCAACCCCGGCGATTACCCACTAAATGTGACCACTGCGGGAAGCCAAGTAAACATTTCGACTGGCCTTGTGAATGCCACTGTGAGCGGTACAATATTTTCTGCTAAACAACTTGCTGTGTATCGAGTGGACAAAGTGCTTCTTCCTCTGGACATCTTTGTTCCAAAGGCGCCTCCTGCACCAGCGCCGGCACCGCTCCCAGTCAAGCCTAAGGCCAAGAAGAAGGCAGCAGCTAGTCCAAAGAGTagtactactactactactccTCATCCTACTCCTACACTAGTGGTTGATTCTGGTGCACTGGGTCTCACAAAGCATGGAATACCCGTGTCCGTCGGGATTTCTCTTTTCATTGCAGCATTTTCTCTCTGa